A genomic region of Cydia splendana chromosome 17, ilCydSple1.2, whole genome shotgun sequence contains the following coding sequences:
- the LOC134798901 gene encoding myogenesis-regulating glycosidase isoform X1, producing MDGQPEIAKGLNSPELKRNKEIPFADDFIELDHVRPGEPIRPKRETKEIHATDLGEVHSSPDSDTIVVNTPEGTLYITLEPDSSKSSRVNSPSTQSTDLTSPSTSKAAEESMALIQNEKDIEAEQRRANLRRNSISMPTLQNLELEVLRQQYLQNPQDQIPEHHQSSASGFSDGDGDAQADHNETEDDRVKAPLRSPRRKRRGRSEFSMDDDDYSPNNSVVSVNSLASLLREKLQSIPQKIRKKPTDYKLRAFVGLMFLAVVFFVGFAYVLYHQQASSQAYFDAVQFNEPKRLLRIHSADDNEILRASLAVNLPAKQKAFPCLPAHRRVGSECLEWQQSARFYLKCLPHDPGLDNTTCYSVEWQALRHDVYPTDCFDWSETKTNWYGGGQASNLSWPLNNGTIDYTPFITGNIQKSQFGNVLTRYLINSKGAAVIIDEETPLHIAINKGIKQICIKAQHDNFAYANKLTEFPEMKYNICTSRDMKSLHSSIHNHQRAPLWDGLKPADMMTLESLITEPVWQIAPRFKHELQAETISKYTEDVINLGFLKQGHVLINEYWQNEIGDLTVDTSRFETLNITVDKLHRRGFKVAFTIQPFISTESKNFAECVQKRLLVSERESDRRIPALTRFKSLASAGMLDITNNRTVPWFTEKIQAVIDKYHIDSFYLDLGTAYDMPMYYQCEKRLINPDQYKTIFTKTFEKSLNIIGVSGAVSLPRPPIFVSLPPFESTWEALRSVIPTMLTYGISGYPFIMPGAVGGDIYWPGSEQFLPSSKGLLESNATSTETKKLPEVELYMRWLQMATFLPVMKFTHLPSKYNDEKVLEMAKNLTTLRQKTITPLLLKYKREALEEGLPLIRPLWLVTGGDPLLVVKDEFAIGDDIVVAPVLYPGQTTREVYLPAGLWEDGIDGSMRKGSRWMHEYRVPINRVAYFKRLPSDLRFR from the exons ATGGACGGCCAACCAGAAATAGCAAAAGGCCTCAACTCCCCCGAACTCAAAAGAAACAAAGAAATCCCTTTCGCGGACGATTTCATCGAACTTGACCATGTCAGGCCAGGAGAACCAATTCGACCAAAACGAGAAACCAAAGAAATACATGCTACCGACTTAGGAGAAGTACATTCTTCACCAGACAGTGATACTATAGTAGTTAATACACCTGAAGGAACACTTTATATAACTTTAGAACCAGATTCAAGCAAATCTAGTAGAGTTAATAGTCCGAGCACGCAATCGACTGATCTCACGTCGCCTAGTACTTCTAAAGCTGCCGAAGAGTCTATGGCTTTGATACAGAATGAGAAGGATATAGAAGCGGAACAGAGACGGGCGAATTTGAGGAGGAATTCGATTTCGATGCCGACGCTTCAGAATTTGGAGTTAGAGGTGCTGAGGCAGCAGTATCTACAGAATCCGCAGGATCAG ATTCCGGAGCACCATCAGAGCTCAGCGTCAGGGTTCAGCGATGGCGATGGCGACGCGCAGGCAGACCACAACGAGACGGAAGATGATAGAGTCAA AGCACCGCTCCGCTCCCCACGCCGCAAGCGCCGCGGACGCAGCGAATTCAGCATGGACGACGATGACTACTCACCGAACAACTCTGTCGTATCCGTCAACTCATTGGCTAGTCTGCTACGGGAAAAGTTGCAA AGCATCCCTCAAAAGATCCGCAAGAAGCCGACCGACTACAAGCTCCGCGCGTTCGTCGGTCTCATGTTCTTAGCTGTTGTGTTCTTTGTCGGCTTCGCGTACGTGCTGTACCATCAGCAGGCTAGTAGCCAG GCATACTTCGACGCAGTGCAATTCAACGAGCCGAAGAGGTTGCTGAGAATTCATAGTGCTGATGACAATGAGATACTCAGGGCTAGTCTTG CGGTAAATTTACCAGCCAAGCAGAAGGCGTTCCCCTGCCTACCAGCGCACCGTCGTGTAGGCTCCGAGTGTCTCGAATGGCAACAGTCCGCTCGCTTCTACCTCAAGTGCCTGCCCCACGACCCTGGCTTAGATAACACTACGTGCTACTCGGTTGAGTGGCAGGCGCTTCGTCATG ACGTCTATCCCACCGACTGCTTTGACTGGAGCGAAACGAAAACCAACTGGTACGGCGGTGGACAAGCGTCCAACCTCTCTTGGCCTCTCAACAACGGAACCATTGACTACACTCCCTTTATCACCGGGAACATACAGAAATCACAGTTTGGAAACGTCCTCACCAGATACCTTATCAACTCTAAAGGTGCAGCCGTCATTATTGACGAAGAAACTCCATTACATATCGCAATCAATAAAGGAATCAAACAAATATGCATCAAAGCACAGCATGATAACTTCGCATACGCCAACAAACTCACAGAATTCCCTGAGATGAAGTACAACATATGCACTTCAAGAGACATGAAATCGTTGCATtcttcaatacataatcaccaAAGAGCGCCTTTGTGGGATGGTCTCAAACCAGCAGATATGATGACCTTGGAGTCTTTGATAACTGAACCAGTCTGGCAAATAGCGCCAAGGTTCAAGCATGAACTGCAAGCAGAAACCATTTCAAAATACACCGAAGATGTTATTAATCTAGGCTTCCTAAAACAAGGGCATGTTTTGATCAACGAATATTGGCAGAACGAGATAGGTGATCTAACTGTCGATACGAGTAGATTTGAAACCTTAAATATAACTGTAGATAAACTACATAGAAGAGGTTTTAAAGTAGCGTTCACGATCCAGCCCTTCATAAGCACGGAGAGTAAGAATTTCGCTGAATGTGTGCAAAAGAGACTGTTAGTTAgtgagcgagaaagcgataggAGAATACCAGCCTTAACCAGATTTAAATCTTTAGCGAGCGCTGGCATGCTAGACATAACTAATAACAGAACAGTTCCATGGTTCACGGAAAAGATTCAAGCTGTTATAGACAAATATCACATTGATTCCTTCTACTTAGACCTAGGTACAGCCTACGATATGCCAATGTACTATCAATGTGAAAAGCGATTGATTAACCCTGATCAATACAAGACCATTTTCACGAAGACTTTTGAGAAATCACTAAACATAATCGGAGTGTCAGGTGCCGTGTCGCTACCGAGACCGCCGATCTTTGTGTCACTACCGCCTTTTGAGTCGACTTGGGAAGCGTTACGCTCGGTCATACCGACGATGCTGACTTATGGCATTAGTGGGTATCCGTTCATCATGCCTGGAGCTGTGGGTGGAGACATCTACTGGCCGGGTAGCGAACAGTTCCTGCCTTCTTCTAAAG GATTATTAGAGTCAAACGCAACAAGCACAGAAACCAAGAAGCTTCCAGAAGTGGAATTATACATGCGCTGGCTACAGATGGCGACGTTCTTGCCCGTGATGAAGTTCACACATCTTCCCAGCAAGTACAATGATGAGAAGGTGTTGGAGATGGCGAAGAACTTGACCACGCTTAGGCAGAAGACG ATAACCCCTCTCCTCCTAAAATACAAACGCGAAGCTCTAGAAGAAGGTTTACCTCTAATTAGACCTCTATGGCTGGTGACCGGTGGTGACCCCTTGCTGGTGGTAAAGGACGAGTTCGCGATCGGAGACGACATCGTGGTGGCTCCCGTTCTTTATCCGGGACAGACTACTAGAGAAG TATACCTCCCAGCGGGCCTTTGGGAAGACGGTATCGACGGCTCCATGCGCAAGGGCAGCCGCTGGATGCACGAGTATCGAGTACCTATCAACCGCGTCGCCTACTTCAAACGGTTACCCAGCGATTTGCGTTTTCGGTAG
- the LOC134798901 gene encoding myogenesis-regulating glycosidase isoform X2, protein MSNECKLNAFAHKFKYVSPLWIESDSDISKSSEGGGLCNSNSDDSLRCSSGSSDSSINNFLDSKIPEHHQSSASGFSDGDGDAQADHNETEDDRVKAPLRSPRRKRRGRSEFSMDDDDYSPNNSVVSVNSLASLLREKLQSIPQKIRKKPTDYKLRAFVGLMFLAVVFFVGFAYVLYHQQASSQAYFDAVQFNEPKRLLRIHSADDNEILRASLAVNLPAKQKAFPCLPAHRRVGSECLEWQQSARFYLKCLPHDPGLDNTTCYSVEWQALRHDVYPTDCFDWSETKTNWYGGGQASNLSWPLNNGTIDYTPFITGNIQKSQFGNVLTRYLINSKGAAVIIDEETPLHIAINKGIKQICIKAQHDNFAYANKLTEFPEMKYNICTSRDMKSLHSSIHNHQRAPLWDGLKPADMMTLESLITEPVWQIAPRFKHELQAETISKYTEDVINLGFLKQGHVLINEYWQNEIGDLTVDTSRFETLNITVDKLHRRGFKVAFTIQPFISTESKNFAECVQKRLLVSERESDRRIPALTRFKSLASAGMLDITNNRTVPWFTEKIQAVIDKYHIDSFYLDLGTAYDMPMYYQCEKRLINPDQYKTIFTKTFEKSLNIIGVSGAVSLPRPPIFVSLPPFESTWEALRSVIPTMLTYGISGYPFIMPGAVGGDIYWPGSEQFLPSSKGLLESNATSTETKKLPEVELYMRWLQMATFLPVMKFTHLPSKYNDEKVLEMAKNLTTLRQKTITPLLLKYKREALEEGLPLIRPLWLVTGGDPLLVVKDEFAIGDDIVVAPVLYPGQTTREVYLPAGLWEDGIDGSMRKGSRWMHEYRVPINRVAYFKRLPSDLRFR, encoded by the exons ATGAGCAACGAATGTAAATTAAACGCGTTTGCGCATAAGTTCAAATACGTGTCACCGCTATGGATCGAGTCGGACTCGGATATAAGTAAAAGTAGTGAGGGTGGAGGCCTATGCAACAGTAATAGTGATGACAGTTTGCGATGCAGCAGTGGCAGTTCGGACTCCAGTATTAACAACTTCTTGGATTCAAAG ATTCCGGAGCACCATCAGAGCTCAGCGTCAGGGTTCAGCGATGGCGATGGCGACGCGCAGGCAGACCACAACGAGACGGAAGATGATAGAGTCAA AGCACCGCTCCGCTCCCCACGCCGCAAGCGCCGCGGACGCAGCGAATTCAGCATGGACGACGATGACTACTCACCGAACAACTCTGTCGTATCCGTCAACTCATTGGCTAGTCTGCTACGGGAAAAGTTGCAA AGCATCCCTCAAAAGATCCGCAAGAAGCCGACCGACTACAAGCTCCGCGCGTTCGTCGGTCTCATGTTCTTAGCTGTTGTGTTCTTTGTCGGCTTCGCGTACGTGCTGTACCATCAGCAGGCTAGTAGCCAG GCATACTTCGACGCAGTGCAATTCAACGAGCCGAAGAGGTTGCTGAGAATTCATAGTGCTGATGACAATGAGATACTCAGGGCTAGTCTTG CGGTAAATTTACCAGCCAAGCAGAAGGCGTTCCCCTGCCTACCAGCGCACCGTCGTGTAGGCTCCGAGTGTCTCGAATGGCAACAGTCCGCTCGCTTCTACCTCAAGTGCCTGCCCCACGACCCTGGCTTAGATAACACTACGTGCTACTCGGTTGAGTGGCAGGCGCTTCGTCATG ACGTCTATCCCACCGACTGCTTTGACTGGAGCGAAACGAAAACCAACTGGTACGGCGGTGGACAAGCGTCCAACCTCTCTTGGCCTCTCAACAACGGAACCATTGACTACACTCCCTTTATCACCGGGAACATACAGAAATCACAGTTTGGAAACGTCCTCACCAGATACCTTATCAACTCTAAAGGTGCAGCCGTCATTATTGACGAAGAAACTCCATTACATATCGCAATCAATAAAGGAATCAAACAAATATGCATCAAAGCACAGCATGATAACTTCGCATACGCCAACAAACTCACAGAATTCCCTGAGATGAAGTACAACATATGCACTTCAAGAGACATGAAATCGTTGCATtcttcaatacataatcaccaAAGAGCGCCTTTGTGGGATGGTCTCAAACCAGCAGATATGATGACCTTGGAGTCTTTGATAACTGAACCAGTCTGGCAAATAGCGCCAAGGTTCAAGCATGAACTGCAAGCAGAAACCATTTCAAAATACACCGAAGATGTTATTAATCTAGGCTTCCTAAAACAAGGGCATGTTTTGATCAACGAATATTGGCAGAACGAGATAGGTGATCTAACTGTCGATACGAGTAGATTTGAAACCTTAAATATAACTGTAGATAAACTACATAGAAGAGGTTTTAAAGTAGCGTTCACGATCCAGCCCTTCATAAGCACGGAGAGTAAGAATTTCGCTGAATGTGTGCAAAAGAGACTGTTAGTTAgtgagcgagaaagcgataggAGAATACCAGCCTTAACCAGATTTAAATCTTTAGCGAGCGCTGGCATGCTAGACATAACTAATAACAGAACAGTTCCATGGTTCACGGAAAAGATTCAAGCTGTTATAGACAAATATCACATTGATTCCTTCTACTTAGACCTAGGTACAGCCTACGATATGCCAATGTACTATCAATGTGAAAAGCGATTGATTAACCCTGATCAATACAAGACCATTTTCACGAAGACTTTTGAGAAATCACTAAACATAATCGGAGTGTCAGGTGCCGTGTCGCTACCGAGACCGCCGATCTTTGTGTCACTACCGCCTTTTGAGTCGACTTGGGAAGCGTTACGCTCGGTCATACCGACGATGCTGACTTATGGCATTAGTGGGTATCCGTTCATCATGCCTGGAGCTGTGGGTGGAGACATCTACTGGCCGGGTAGCGAACAGTTCCTGCCTTCTTCTAAAG GATTATTAGAGTCAAACGCAACAAGCACAGAAACCAAGAAGCTTCCAGAAGTGGAATTATACATGCGCTGGCTACAGATGGCGACGTTCTTGCCCGTGATGAAGTTCACACATCTTCCCAGCAAGTACAATGATGAGAAGGTGTTGGAGATGGCGAAGAACTTGACCACGCTTAGGCAGAAGACG ATAACCCCTCTCCTCCTAAAATACAAACGCGAAGCTCTAGAAGAAGGTTTACCTCTAATTAGACCTCTATGGCTGGTGACCGGTGGTGACCCCTTGCTGGTGGTAAAGGACGAGTTCGCGATCGGAGACGACATCGTGGTGGCTCCCGTTCTTTATCCGGGACAGACTACTAGAGAAG TATACCTCCCAGCGGGCCTTTGGGAAGACGGTATCGACGGCTCCATGCGCAAGGGCAGCCGCTGGATGCACGAGTATCGAGTACCTATCAACCGCGTCGCCTACTTCAAACGGTTACCCAGCGATTTGCGTTTTCGGTAG
- the LOC134798901 gene encoding myogenesis-regulating glycosidase isoform X3, which produces MISERAPLRSPRRKRRGRSEFSMDDDDYSPNNSVVSVNSLASLLREKLQSIPQKIRKKPTDYKLRAFVGLMFLAVVFFVGFAYVLYHQQASSQAYFDAVQFNEPKRLLRIHSADDNEILRASLAVNLPAKQKAFPCLPAHRRVGSECLEWQQSARFYLKCLPHDPGLDNTTCYSVEWQALRHDVYPTDCFDWSETKTNWYGGGQASNLSWPLNNGTIDYTPFITGNIQKSQFGNVLTRYLINSKGAAVIIDEETPLHIAINKGIKQICIKAQHDNFAYANKLTEFPEMKYNICTSRDMKSLHSSIHNHQRAPLWDGLKPADMMTLESLITEPVWQIAPRFKHELQAETISKYTEDVINLGFLKQGHVLINEYWQNEIGDLTVDTSRFETLNITVDKLHRRGFKVAFTIQPFISTESKNFAECVQKRLLVSERESDRRIPALTRFKSLASAGMLDITNNRTVPWFTEKIQAVIDKYHIDSFYLDLGTAYDMPMYYQCEKRLINPDQYKTIFTKTFEKSLNIIGVSGAVSLPRPPIFVSLPPFESTWEALRSVIPTMLTYGISGYPFIMPGAVGGDIYWPGSEQFLPSSKGLLESNATSTETKKLPEVELYMRWLQMATFLPVMKFTHLPSKYNDEKVLEMAKNLTTLRQKTITPLLLKYKREALEEGLPLIRPLWLVTGGDPLLVVKDEFAIGDDIVVAPVLYPGQTTREVYLPAGLWEDGIDGSMRKGSRWMHEYRVPINRVAYFKRLPSDLRFR; this is translated from the exons atgATAAGTGAAAG AGCACCGCTCCGCTCCCCACGCCGCAAGCGCCGCGGACGCAGCGAATTCAGCATGGACGACGATGACTACTCACCGAACAACTCTGTCGTATCCGTCAACTCATTGGCTAGTCTGCTACGGGAAAAGTTGCAA AGCATCCCTCAAAAGATCCGCAAGAAGCCGACCGACTACAAGCTCCGCGCGTTCGTCGGTCTCATGTTCTTAGCTGTTGTGTTCTTTGTCGGCTTCGCGTACGTGCTGTACCATCAGCAGGCTAGTAGCCAG GCATACTTCGACGCAGTGCAATTCAACGAGCCGAAGAGGTTGCTGAGAATTCATAGTGCTGATGACAATGAGATACTCAGGGCTAGTCTTG CGGTAAATTTACCAGCCAAGCAGAAGGCGTTCCCCTGCCTACCAGCGCACCGTCGTGTAGGCTCCGAGTGTCTCGAATGGCAACAGTCCGCTCGCTTCTACCTCAAGTGCCTGCCCCACGACCCTGGCTTAGATAACACTACGTGCTACTCGGTTGAGTGGCAGGCGCTTCGTCATG ACGTCTATCCCACCGACTGCTTTGACTGGAGCGAAACGAAAACCAACTGGTACGGCGGTGGACAAGCGTCCAACCTCTCTTGGCCTCTCAACAACGGAACCATTGACTACACTCCCTTTATCACCGGGAACATACAGAAATCACAGTTTGGAAACGTCCTCACCAGATACCTTATCAACTCTAAAGGTGCAGCCGTCATTATTGACGAAGAAACTCCATTACATATCGCAATCAATAAAGGAATCAAACAAATATGCATCAAAGCACAGCATGATAACTTCGCATACGCCAACAAACTCACAGAATTCCCTGAGATGAAGTACAACATATGCACTTCAAGAGACATGAAATCGTTGCATtcttcaatacataatcaccaAAGAGCGCCTTTGTGGGATGGTCTCAAACCAGCAGATATGATGACCTTGGAGTCTTTGATAACTGAACCAGTCTGGCAAATAGCGCCAAGGTTCAAGCATGAACTGCAAGCAGAAACCATTTCAAAATACACCGAAGATGTTATTAATCTAGGCTTCCTAAAACAAGGGCATGTTTTGATCAACGAATATTGGCAGAACGAGATAGGTGATCTAACTGTCGATACGAGTAGATTTGAAACCTTAAATATAACTGTAGATAAACTACATAGAAGAGGTTTTAAAGTAGCGTTCACGATCCAGCCCTTCATAAGCACGGAGAGTAAGAATTTCGCTGAATGTGTGCAAAAGAGACTGTTAGTTAgtgagcgagaaagcgataggAGAATACCAGCCTTAACCAGATTTAAATCTTTAGCGAGCGCTGGCATGCTAGACATAACTAATAACAGAACAGTTCCATGGTTCACGGAAAAGATTCAAGCTGTTATAGACAAATATCACATTGATTCCTTCTACTTAGACCTAGGTACAGCCTACGATATGCCAATGTACTATCAATGTGAAAAGCGATTGATTAACCCTGATCAATACAAGACCATTTTCACGAAGACTTTTGAGAAATCACTAAACATAATCGGAGTGTCAGGTGCCGTGTCGCTACCGAGACCGCCGATCTTTGTGTCACTACCGCCTTTTGAGTCGACTTGGGAAGCGTTACGCTCGGTCATACCGACGATGCTGACTTATGGCATTAGTGGGTATCCGTTCATCATGCCTGGAGCTGTGGGTGGAGACATCTACTGGCCGGGTAGCGAACAGTTCCTGCCTTCTTCTAAAG GATTATTAGAGTCAAACGCAACAAGCACAGAAACCAAGAAGCTTCCAGAAGTGGAATTATACATGCGCTGGCTACAGATGGCGACGTTCTTGCCCGTGATGAAGTTCACACATCTTCCCAGCAAGTACAATGATGAGAAGGTGTTGGAGATGGCGAAGAACTTGACCACGCTTAGGCAGAAGACG ATAACCCCTCTCCTCCTAAAATACAAACGCGAAGCTCTAGAAGAAGGTTTACCTCTAATTAGACCTCTATGGCTGGTGACCGGTGGTGACCCCTTGCTGGTGGTAAAGGACGAGTTCGCGATCGGAGACGACATCGTGGTGGCTCCCGTTCTTTATCCGGGACAGACTACTAGAGAAG TATACCTCCCAGCGGGCCTTTGGGAAGACGGTATCGACGGCTCCATGCGCAAGGGCAGCCGCTGGATGCACGAGTATCGAGTACCTATCAACCGCGTCGCCTACTTCAAACGGTTACCCAGCGATTTGCGTTTTCGGTAG